The genome window TCGGGAGAGATCCTGGCCGTCGACGGTCACGCGGCCGTCGTCAACGTCCGTCAGTCCTGCGAGAGCATGGAGCAGCGTGCTCTTCCCGGAGCCCGAGGCCCCCATGATCGCCACGAACTCCCCCGCCTGGACCGTCAGCCCCACACCCCCCAGCGCGGTGACGGAGTTCCCCCCTTGACGGTAGCGCTTGACCACATCCGTGGCCTGCAATGGCGTTCCAGACAGCATCCGAAGTCACAGTCCCCAAGGTCGATCGCCGCGAGCGGAGAGCCGTCGCGGCGATCACGGCGCAACGTCCCCCTCGTCCAGAACCCGCGATGCCTTGGTACCGCCCCCGCTAGCGATCGCTCCGACCAGCCTGATTCGTGGCACTCCCTATCACCGCCATCGGCCGCAGAGCAAACGGCAGACCACAGCGGGATTCCTTGGAATTCGTTATCCGACACTCGCCACGAAACGCCCTCGTCCGGATTGGCTGGCGAAAAAAGCATCGTTGTTGGCCAGCGAGCGGCCGCGTCAACGCGAACTGGCGAACGACCATTTGCCTCACCGGGCATCATCTGAAACCGCAAGCGATAGAAGTTGTCGTCAAGTCGGCAAGAGGATGCAGATCATGCGCAGCAATGCCCGCAAGAAACTGTTCAATTGGCGTCCGGTCGCCCCGACTGAAAGTGACGCCTCCGTCGCGGGCCTGTCGTGTGGTTGCCGTTGTCGTCGCGTGACTCACCACATGACACGGCCCCGGATGTTGGCGGTGCCCCGCAGCTGTCGTTCCCAGCAATTGACAGCTCGGAACTCCCAAGCTAACACTCAAATTGATGTTTGATCGTGAGCGGGGGAGTCATGGCTGTCGAGACGGGGACGAGTCGTTCCGAGGCGTTCCGTGAACTGGGGTACTGCGTCGTTCGCGGCCTGTTCTCGCGGGAGGAGATCGCCGCCGTCAGTGCGGAGGCGAATCGCGTCTTCGGTCGGAAGGAGCTGATCGACTTCAACAACCTGCGGTGCCGGTGGCTCAATCATCACGAGACGCAGGAGTGCCGGTTCGACTGCTTCGACCCGATCACCGACCTGAGCGACGCCATCGACCGGATGGCCCGCGATCCGCGGCTGCTGGACCTGCTCTCGACGGTGTACGGCGAGGAGGCGTGCCTCTTCAAGGACAAGCTGATCTACAAGCCTCCGGGGGCGATGGGCTACGGGCTCCACCAGGACTACATCAGCTGGGAGTCGTTCCCCAAGAGCTTTCTGACGGTCCTGATCCCGATCGACCCGGCGACGGATGAGAACGGGGCGACCGAGGTCTTTCCGGGGACGCACCGGAACGGGTATCTGTCGGCCATCGACGGGGATTACCACGAGCTCGACGAGTCGGCGATCGCCGGTGTCGAAGGAGTCCGGCTCTGCCTGGAACCGGGGGATGTCGCGGTCTTCGACGGAATGCTGCCGCACCGCTCGGCTCCGAACAAATCTAGCGCGTGGCGCCGGCAGCTCTACCTGAGCTACAACGCCAAGTCCGACGGCGGCGAGCAGCGGGACGCCCATTACCGGGAGTTTCACGGCTGGCTGAAGAAGAAGTACGCCGAGTACGGCAAGACCGATACCTATTTCCGCTGAGCCCCGCGGCCGGCTCCGGTGAGTTCCATGTCGTCGAGAACCCTTCCCCAGCGGCTCCCCGTCTACTACGGGTGGGTCAACGTCTTCATGGCGGCGGTGGCGATGATCGCCACCTTTCCCGGGAGGACGTTCGGCCTGGGGATGATCCAGAAGAAGCTCCTCGAAGACCTGCGGATCAGCGAGCTGGAGTTCACCGGGATCAACCTCCAGAGCTCGCTCCTGGGGGCGCTCTTCTGCCTGCCGATGGGATATCTCATCGACCGCTTCGGCGTCCGGATCGTTTCGGCGTTCGTCATCGGGGCCCTGGGGCTGAGCGTCCTGGGGATGACGCAGATCCAGGGGCCGACTTCGCTCCTGCTGGCGTTGATTCTGATTCGCGGACTGGGGCAGACTTCGCTGTCGATCGTCAGCATGGCGATGATCGGGAAGTGGTTCCGCCGCCGGCTGGGGATCGCGACCGGCGTCTATACCGTGCTGCTGACCTTCGGGTTCATCTCGACGATCGTCGGGATCGGTTCGGCGGTTGCCCGCTTCGACGGCTGGCGGACGCCGTGGAGCGCCGTCGGCTGGGGGCTGCTCGGCCTGGCGCCTTTCACGCTGCTGCTGGTCCGAAACACCCCCGAGTCCTGCGGGATCGAGCCCGACGCTCCGGTCCCGCCTCCCGTGCCGGAACCGGGCGTCGCCGCCCATCGCGACTACACAGTCTTCGAAGCCCTCGCGACCCCCGCCTTCTGGGTGTTTGTCCTCGGGACCTCGGCGTTCAATCTCGTCTTCTCCGCCATGACGCTCCTCAACGAGTCGATCATGGGGGAGAACGGATTTTCGCAGAACGACTCGATGATCGTCATGGCGTATCTGACCGGGGTCGGCCTGCTGGCGAACTTCTTCGCCGGGGCAATCGCCCGGCGGCACCGCCTCGGGGCGCTCCTCGGCTTCGGGCTGGCGATCATGGCCGCCAGCCTCGCCTGCTTCCCGATGATCCGCTCCCACGGGGCGCTCTGGGTCTACTCGGCCGCCTTCGGGTTCGTCGGCGGGTTCGTGACGGTCGTTCACTTCGTGGCCTGGGGGAACTTCTTTGGACGGAGCCATATCGGCCGGATCCAGGGCGTGGCCCAAGTCGTCTCGGTGTTTGCTTCGGCGACCGGGCCGGAGATGATGGCCTGGTGCCGCGAACGGACCGGCTCGTACCACCCGATCCTCTATGTCTTCGCGGGGGCCGCGGCGATCAATGCCGTGGCCGCCTTCCTGGTCCCGACTCCCCGCCTGATTCCGGCCGCCGAGCCCGATCCGACCGTCCTGGACCCGGTCCCCGGTGACACCCCGGTCTCGCCGTACCTGCAACCCACGCCTGCGTCTGCCGCCGCCCAGGAGTAATCCGTGGCCGATCTCCCTGTCATCGAACCGCCGAGCCTCGACATCCCGACCTGCTGCGGAACGTCGTCCGCGGCGGCCCCGCACGATGTCACGACGCGGTTCCATTTCTCGCTGAACGTCTCCGACATCGAGACGTCGGTGGCGTTCTACCGCAAGCTGTTCAACTGCCCGCCGGCGAAGCACCACGGCGACTACGCCAAGTTCGAGCTCTCGGAGCCGCCGCTCGTCTTCTCGCTCGTCCCCAACGCTCCCGGCTCGCAGGGCTCGCTGAGCCATCTCGGGTTCCCGGTCAGCAGCACCGAGGAGGTCCAGGCGACGGCGGCCCGGCTCGCCGCCGCGGGACTCTCGACCACCTGCCAGGACGGGACGGTCTGCGGCTATGCCCGGCAGGACAAGGTGTGGGTCGCCGATCCCGACTCGAACTACTGGGAGATCTACGTCGTCCACGAGGATGTCGACCCGGCGACGGTCCGGTCCGCCTACGACGGCGAGGCTCCCGAGGCGTACGCGCCGGCAGTCGAGGCGAAGGCTCCGGAGCGGCAGATCTACGAGCACCGCGTGACCGATACCGCCCCGGACTGGTCGGGGGTCGAGGAGGGGAGCGTCGACGAAGTCCGGCTGACCGGGACCTTCAACTCGGCCCTGTCCGACGACGATCGGCTGCTGCTCCTGAAGGAGGCGGTCCGGATCCTCAAGGCGGGGGGCGAACTGAACGTGCACGGGCTCGTTTCGAGCGCGCCGGTCGGGGACGTGGCGCCGAACCTGCCCGGCGTGGCGTCGCTCGTGAAGCGGATTCCGACGGAGGACGAACCGCTCCGCGAACTGGCGGCGGCCGGACTCGCCGGCGTGCGGATCACCAAGCTGCCGGAGTCCCCCGTCTTCCAGACCGGGGCTCTCGAGATGCGGGAGATCAAGGTCTCGGCCTTCAAGCCGTCGGAGCGGAGTTCGAAGGCCGGCGAGCGGACCGTCGTCTACAAGGGGCCGTTCGCCCAGGCGACCGACGATTCGGGACAGGTCTATCGCCGCGGGGTGAGGACCGTCGTCACGGCCGAGCAGGAGGAACTGCTGGCCCGCAGCTCCGCGGCGAAGAGCTTTCTCTTCATTCAGGATGAAACGACCTGCGGCGCGGGAGCGAGTTGTTGAGAATCGACCGCCGCCGCCCCTGAGATCCGTCCGACCGTCGTTCCCCCCCCCCGCACCCCGGCTTCTCACACGCGAACCTGCCATGCCCGCCACGCTTGCTCCGCCGACGACCCGCAAGTTTCACTTCGGCCTGAC of Planctomyces sp. SH-PL14 contains these proteins:
- a CDS encoding phytanoyl-CoA dioxygenase family protein, giving the protein MAVETGTSRSEAFRELGYCVVRGLFSREEIAAVSAEANRVFGRKELIDFNNLRCRWLNHHETQECRFDCFDPITDLSDAIDRMARDPRLLDLLSTVYGEEACLFKDKLIYKPPGAMGYGLHQDYISWESFPKSFLTVLIPIDPATDENGATEVFPGTHRNGYLSAIDGDYHELDESAIAGVEGVRLCLEPGDVAVFDGMLPHRSAPNKSSAWRRQLYLSYNAKSDGGEQRDAHYREFHGWLKKKYAEYGKTDTYFR
- a CDS encoding MFS transporter, which produces MSSRTLPQRLPVYYGWVNVFMAAVAMIATFPGRTFGLGMIQKKLLEDLRISELEFTGINLQSSLLGALFCLPMGYLIDRFGVRIVSAFVIGALGLSVLGMTQIQGPTSLLLALILIRGLGQTSLSIVSMAMIGKWFRRRLGIATGVYTVLLTFGFISTIVGIGSAVARFDGWRTPWSAVGWGLLGLAPFTLLLVRNTPESCGIEPDAPVPPPVPEPGVAAHRDYTVFEALATPAFWVFVLGTSAFNLVFSAMTLLNESIMGENGFSQNDSMIVMAYLTGVGLLANFFAGAIARRHRLGALLGFGLAIMAASLACFPMIRSHGALWVYSAAFGFVGGFVTVVHFVAWGNFFGRSHIGRIQGVAQVVSVFASATGPEMMAWCRERTGSYHPILYVFAGAAAINAVAAFLVPTPRLIPAAEPDPTVLDPVPGDTPVSPYLQPTPASAAAQE
- a CDS encoding ArsI/CadI family heavy metal resistance metalloenzyme, producing MADLPVIEPPSLDIPTCCGTSSAAAPHDVTTRFHFSLNVSDIETSVAFYRKLFNCPPAKHHGDYAKFELSEPPLVFSLVPNAPGSQGSLSHLGFPVSSTEEVQATAARLAAAGLSTTCQDGTVCGYARQDKVWVADPDSNYWEIYVVHEDVDPATVRSAYDGEAPEAYAPAVEAKAPERQIYEHRVTDTAPDWSGVEEGSVDEVRLTGTFNSALSDDDRLLLLKEAVRILKAGGELNVHGLVSSAPVGDVAPNLPGVASLVKRIPTEDEPLRELAAAGLAGVRITKLPESPVFQTGALEMREIKVSAFKPSERSSKAGERTVVYKGPFAQATDDSGQVYRRGVRTVVTAEQEELLARSSAAKSFLFIQDETTCGAGASC